A genomic stretch from Rhodomicrobium vannielii ATCC 17100 includes:
- the tuf gene encoding elongation factor Tu, translating into MAKAKFSRSKPHLNIGTIGHVDHGKTSLTAAITKVLAETGGATFTAYDQIDKAPEEKARGITISTSHVEYETANRHYAHVDCPGHADYVKNMITGAAQMDGAILVVSAADGPMPQTREHILLARQVGVPALVVFMNKVDLLDDPELLELVELEIRELLSKYDFPGDDIPIVKGSAKAALDGDAGEIGREAIIKLMEEVDAHIPLPERPRDQPFLMPIEDVFSISGRGTVVTGRIERGVIKVGEEIEIVGIKPTVKSIVTGVEMFRKLLDQGEAGDNVGCLLRGIDREAVERGQVLCKPGSVTPHTKFTAEAYILTKEEGGRHTPFFTNYRPQFYFRTTDVTGVVQLPEGTEMVMPGDNVSMEVELIVPIAMEEKLRFAIREGGRTVGAGVVASIIK; encoded by the coding sequence ATGGCCAAGGCAAAATTCTCGCGCAGCAAGCCGCATCTGAACATCGGCACCATCGGTCACGTGGACCATGGCAAGACGTCGCTGACGGCCGCGATCACGAAGGTGCTGGCTGAGACCGGCGGCGCGACGTTTACGGCTTACGACCAGATCGACAAGGCGCCTGAAGAGAAGGCACGCGGCATCACGATCTCGACCAGTCACGTCGAATACGAGACCGCCAACCGTCACTATGCGCACGTCGACTGCCCCGGCCACGCCGACTACGTGAAGAACATGATCACCGGCGCTGCCCAGATGGACGGAGCGATTCTCGTCGTGTCCGCCGCCGACGGCCCGATGCCGCAGACCCGCGAGCATATCCTGCTCGCCCGTCAGGTCGGCGTGCCGGCGCTCGTCGTGTTCATGAACAAGGTCGACCTGCTGGACGATCCGGAGCTGCTTGAACTCGTTGAACTCGAAATCCGCGAGTTGCTTTCGAAATACGACTTCCCGGGTGACGACATCCCGATCGTGAAGGGCTCGGCCAAGGCCGCGCTTGATGGCGATGCTGGCGAAATCGGCCGCGAAGCGATCATCAAGCTGATGGAAGAAGTCGACGCTCATATTCCGCTGCCCGAACGTCCGCGCGACCAGCCGTTCCTGATGCCGATCGAAGACGTGTTCTCGATCTCGGGACGCGGCACGGTGGTGACGGGCCGTATCGAACGCGGTGTGATCAAGGTCGGCGAAGAAATCGAGATCGTCGGCATCAAGCCGACCGTCAAGTCGATCGTCACGGGCGTTGAAATGTTCCGCAAGCTGCTCGATCAGGGCGAAGCTGGCGACAACGTGGGCTGTCTGCTCCGTGGTATCGACCGCGAAGCGGTTGAGCGCGGCCAGGTGCTTTGCAAGCCCGGCTCGGTCACGCCGCACACCAAGTTCACGGCGGAAGCCTACATTCTCACGAAGGAAGAAGGCGGTCGTCACACGCCGTTCTTCACGAACTATCGCCCGCAGTTCTACTTCCGTACAACGGACGTGACGGGTGTGGTTCAGCTGCCGGAAGGCACCGAAATGGTGATGCCGGGCGATAACGTCTCGATGGAAGTCGAGCTGATCGTGCCGATCGCCATGGAAGAAAAGCTGCGCTTTGCTATCCGCGAAGGTGGCCGTACTGTCGGCGCCGGCGTGGTTGCCAGCATCATTAAGTAA
- the rpsJ gene encoding 30S ribosomal protein S10, whose amino-acid sequence MAGQTIRIRLKAFDHRVLDASTKEIVNTAKRTGADVHGPIPLPTRIERYTVNRSPHIDKKSREQFEMRTHKRLIDIVDPTPQTVDALMKLDLAAGVDVEIKL is encoded by the coding sequence ATGGCAGGCCAAACCATTCGCATCCGGCTGAAGGCGTTCGACCACCGCGTGCTCGACGCCTCCACGAAGGAGATTGTCAATACCGCGAAGCGGACGGGTGCGGATGTGCACGGGCCGATCCCGCTCCCGACACGCATCGAGCGGTACACCGTGAACCGCTCGCCGCACATCGACAAGAAGAGCCGCGAGCAGTTCGAAATGCGCACCCACAAGCGCCTGATCGATATCGTCGATCCGACTCCGCAGACGGTTGATGCGCTCATGAAGCTCGACCTCGCGGCGGGCGTGGATGTTGAGATCAAGCTTTAG
- the rplC gene encoding 50S ribosomal protein L3 → MRSGLLAQKVGMTRIFTEAGEHVPVTVLKLDQCQVIAHRTQEANGYTAIQVGAGSRKVKNVTRAERGHFAKAQVEPKAKVVEFRVTPENVIEVGAELTADHFLAGQFVDVIGTSIGKGFAGAMKRWNFGGLRATHGVSISHRSHGSTGNRQDPGKTFKGKKMAGHMGVDRVTTQNLQVVRTDVERGLLLIRGAVPGAKGGWVMVKDAVKKPLPKDVPVPGAFRKVNNDTATAGAGA, encoded by the coding sequence ATGCGATCGGGATTGTTGGCACAGAAGGTTGGCATGACGCGAATCTTCACCGAGGCGGGCGAACATGTGCCCGTTACGGTGTTGAAACTCGATCAATGCCAGGTGATCGCGCACCGGACGCAGGAAGCGAACGGATACACGGCGATTCAGGTCGGCGCGGGGTCGCGGAAGGTCAAGAACGTGACGCGCGCCGAGCGTGGCCATTTTGCGAAGGCTCAGGTTGAGCCGAAGGCGAAAGTGGTCGAGTTCCGCGTGACGCCGGAAAATGTCATCGAGGTCGGCGCGGAGCTGACTGCGGATCATTTTCTGGCCGGTCAGTTCGTCGATGTGATCGGCACGAGCATCGGCAAAGGCTTCGCTGGCGCGATGAAGCGCTGGAATTTCGGCGGCTTGCGCGCTACTCACGGTGTTTCGATCTCGCACCGCTCTCATGGTTCGACCGGTAACCGTCAGGATCCGGGCAAGACCTTCAAGGGCAAGAAGATGGCCGGTCATATGGGCGTCGATCGCGTCACCACGCAGAACCTGCAGGTGGTGAGGACGGACGTCGAACGCGGCCTCCTTCTTATCCGCGGCGCCGTTCCCGGCGCAAAAGGCGGCTGGGTCATGGTCAAGGACGCCGTGAAGAAGCCTCTTCCGAAGGACGTCCCGGTTCCGGGCGCGTTCCGCAAAGTCAACAACGACACCGCGACTGCGGGAGCGGGGGCATAA